DNA sequence from the Scophthalmus maximus strain ysfricsl-2021 chromosome 1, ASM2237912v1, whole genome shotgun sequence genome:
TTGAAGTCCACGCTGTCCTGGCTGTTGCTGTCCTCGCTTGGGTTCACCACGTCCATGGGCCCTGACCCTGGGGGGATCCAGGCCTGGTCagggggtggaggaggcggagggggaggagggggagggggctgtccATGCATTCCCCATTCTGTTGAAGATGCACAAGGATTAAACAGTGAATAAGAGCCAATACAGTATGAATACATTTGTCTAACAACAAAgggaacttcttcttcttaacAACAGGGTAACATACCACCAAGAGAGACTTTTGTTTCAGATGTTTCATTTATACTTACACTTAAAAGGTCACAAGCATGTCTAGAACCTTTTTTATCGGCTAATCCtcaacaaatattgttttttttaaataccaagcggaagctgggatcgaacgaACGACTTTACATCCTGAGCCAAAACCACCCAAGACAAATGATGTTACTGGCTACTAGATGTACATTTACGTCAGTTTGGATCTGCCAATGAAAATAGAACTGTGGTCTATAATTTGCACCCTACACAATTTCATATTCAAGTAAACAACAGTGTTGCTCACTCGCTTTCCAGATAAAATTGTGCACCTGACATCCAGCTGTAGTCGGTAGTGACTGCACTTCCATCATACAAACAATATGTGGAGTTGCACAGATtcagaaaatgcaaaatgccGCACTGGATGACAGATGTTGTGACGGGACATCATAAGGGCTTGAAACGCAAAAGAATAGATTAGAGAGATAAGTGAGAAAGTGAAATAACCCAGCTGAGGTTTATAACTGCGGTACTACCTGGCTGCCACATTCTGCCAAACGCCGGATCACCCTGGAAGGAACCGCGGTTGCTTTGTCCGACGGGCTCCAGACTGGGGATATCCTGCCCGTTGGGTTGaatgttctgctgctgctgctgcggcggcggcagcggtggtggtggtggctgctgctgctgctgcggctctgGTCCCGTCGACTCCTTCTGGGCTATCCATGCCTGAGCCAGAGCAGCCCAGTCCACTTGACCTGCACGGagacaaacagaacagatgTGAACCGATACACATTTAAAGGGGTCTGGTTAAAGCCTTAATGTCAATGCTTTTGTTGCACAGAAGACCACCTCTTTTTAAAGGTGCATGTGCATCACCCACTGACCTGGATCCTGCTGGTGCTGGAACGACTGCATCCACTGCTGCTGGCTCAGAGGCCACTGCGGCCAGGGCTGTCCTCCCTGGTCCCACATCACTCTGCCCGGGATTCACACCTGCAATGCCCCGAGGCCCAGCATATATTCAGATTTAGACTAGCACGCCTTTTTGctgacagcaacaacagcagtacatacatatatatacgcGTCTGGGGCCGGCGTTAGCTTCCGGTTACAATGCTAAAGTTACCTAGCTGCTCGGCTAGCTGGACGTTAGCAAGTCCGTTCAAGCCGGAGAGCATTCCCCCTTTCTGTCATAATGCAAACACAACCAACGTGCAGATGTCTCGTAGTATTTCTGACATCACTCATGCAGGATATATGAATTGACTCTGGGTGGTGAAACCCCCCTCAACCCTCCTAAAACTGCCTCTGGTCGTACGTTGCAGTGCAAGCTAACCGAAGCTAACATGAGCTAGCGGCTAGccaagatttctttttttttaaaggaaaactaGCGGTAGCGGCATCTTTCCGAAAATGCGTCTTTTGCGTTTCGTTAACACTCCGCGCCGATGGGAAGTAGTGAGGGGGAAACTTGTATCCGCACTGGGTTCTTTGGAGTAACACGATCCCcacctttttttccagacagtttgtttctctcccGGCGCTGCGACttgaaatcaaaatggcggCTCTGGAGAAGACCTGCTGCTGCCCAGAGGAAGTGAAggcaacctgctgctgctgctgccttcaaaGACGGTCTggatttttcttatttgtccCTTATAATACTAGTAATacttttattcatatagcacctttcagaagcagcttcgCGAAgggctttcacaaaaacatacaaatcacacagacaattaaatcagcattccaacaataattacggttttcaggtcacatgtctgtattaaaaaaagacgaCGCCACATAAAAGCAGGTctgtagaaataataataataatgataattttatttatatagcacctttcagaagtagcttcacaaagtgctttcacaaaaacatacaaatcacagacaattcaaataagataagatgagatatacctttattcgtcccacaatggggaaatttggacattacagcagcaaagtggacataAGAATATAgatttggacattacagcagcaaagtggacagaagaatatagatttggacattacagcagcaaagtggacagaagaatataggaagatattttaaaaagcaataggtatgtactaaatataacagaaaatataaaaaagatatataaatactatatacagatgAAAATCatcattccaacaataatacggttgtcaggtcacatatctgtataaaaaaagatgtaaaaacgcaatataaaaacacaaatcacataaaagcaagtctatagaaatgggtttttaaaagtgatttGGCACAGACTCTGCCGGTCTTATCTCCTCAGGCATACTGCCACATTTCATGCAAGTGCATTTAACTGCAAATACTTTAGGATTTTCAGATTAgattaaactttattttcattgcacAGAGTACAGGTACTGGGAGAGTGAAGTGCAATTAGTATCTgaccagaagtgcaaaaaaaaaagtgctgtaaaGTGCAGAGTATGTACATGAATAGTAATATATGAATAGGATATGTGCAGAATGAACATTATCTACATGTATGAATACACTAAAGTAGTTGAATATAGTATGGAGAATAGTATAAAGGAGCACAGTAAATACACTTTGGacagatatgtacagtatagacaGTAGGAATAATGTGAATATAGTATAGTTGAGGTGTATACAGTAATATCAAAATGAGTACACTGTAAGTGAAGTAAAAATTTTGATGTAATAGTTTACTTGTGATGGAGTATTTTTTACATGGTAGTAAGTAAAATTTGTGGTGTTTCCTCCACCGCTCTAATATCAACTGAAAGATTCAAACAACTTTTTAACTTCAGAGCCTCGACAAAAGATAAAAgccacaaaaattaaaaaaaacagacgtcACTCTCAAAATTCCTTAACATGTCAATTTATATTTCTTTGGATAATagcaaagaaaaaatgcagTTCATCACATTTCCACAAAGTCATCACTTCAGGGACTTCAGGGCCCATGAGAGTCTGGTGATCCCGTCTTGCCATTCGGTAATCGAGCCATCTAACCTACCACGTGCAGGTACTTCTCAAAGCACAAACACTGTACGTCTCTGTGGGTAGAGGCGTACAGTAGCACAGCTGCCACGTATACTGTGAGCACGCCGAATGAAATCTTCAGTGGCAAGGTTGTAACACAGAAGCATTTCTTCAAAGCCGGGCCGATAAGTGTGATCTGTGTCAAATGATTGAGCCTGTGTAAAACCTGTCTGAAATATATTTAACGAGGGTAACGTGCAGGTGTTGCTCAGCGCTCCGTCATGTGCTGCAGGATCGGTTTTGTCGACATGATATGTAGTGTGAAGAGCAGGGCCTGAGGCATGTGCCAGTGTGTGGATGTTTCTTTACAGTGTTTGCGTGttaatgcatgtgtgtatgtggtttGTTGTCAGGAAATAGGtgagagtgacagtgacactgGTGCACAAATGGCGAGAGCAGGATAATTTAACCCCCCGCCGCTGGTGGAGGAGCGTTCCAGCACCACCTTATTAGTTTCTTACAACCGACTCAcacagggggggagggggtgctTTTCATTAAATGAGATTAATCAAAGCTAATGCTTCAACAGCATGTCCTAGAGCCAAAAGCCatcccccctccacacacacacacacacgccccagagccacactttaaaaatagacaaatacatttcagaAAAGATTTGATCTCCTTGTTGGTGGCGGCCTGACAACCTGCTTTAACGCTCCGGCAGCACGACTGGGGATGTCACAAGCGTGTGGGGGAACGAGAGGCAACGTGCGAGGCGATGGTGTTGGACGTTGCCCTTTTCCCGATTCGACACCCACCTCCCTCTTCACCAGCTCGCGACATGTTCTGAAGCAGTGCTGCTCTGCACCCGTCAGGGCTGATCACGGGCGCGGACGGGCTGAGCGCGGCACCCTGGGATCGGCGCCGACAGCCGAGAGCGACGGTGGACAACGTTTCGCTTCGAGTAAAAACAACAGCGTGACATCAACTCCAaagcccccgcccccgccccccccaccaaaaaaacaacaatcagctGTGATCTCTTGTCTACGAAGAGAGGCAAAAAGATTAAGAGAGACAAGTCCAGCGAAATATTCAGTTCAtaaattagatttatttttgatacaGTATGTCGTTCTACTCGGTCCAAATGTTTGTTATTTCCAAAGctgaaattaaatgtgatttttctggAAACGAAAGTCCGTCTAAAGGAAAAATACCAACCCTGAAGCACCATGATTTTGTTCTGTTACTAGTATGTACAATTACATTtactcattattattttttagctTACAGTAAGTTACACTGTACATTAATATGCCACACATGCCTCTTTGTATTAaactctgcatgtgtttttcttctccccgtGCACAGGTTTCTTAAACCTGAAGCCCAGACACGGATTTGTCCtcgtttcaaaatgaaaacaaataaacatctCGACTCTGATgcacacgtttttttttgttttttttaaaacctttccCCCTTCCACTGTTTTGGCAAAAATGTccaacaagacacaacaaaacgttttttcatctaaaatattttcatagaaaaagacaaacagttcATGATGTGACAGACATTTCAAGAATAGTCATACATTCATTAGAACATCAACCCATGCACGTGACaagcaaagatgtttttttttcttgcacggGTTTGAAGCcttgaagttttgttttgttttttttcctttttgctccaCCTTGTTGGTGGTATTagggaattttaaaaaaggattacAGCGTTGCAGTACTGACTCTCTGTCAGGCTTCTTAATGAGTTTACCGGAGGGCTGAAATGCAATGGAAGGCAAACAAGGTGCTTTGTTGAGCTGATGAGCATcgagttttgtttgttttctgcagcGATGTCAAACAACAGTCGTCCAGATACTGATAGAGAGAACAAATAGTTAAAGAAACTGTGTGTGAAGTAAACGCCTCGTGTgtttggtttggatttttttcccgcTCTGACGTGCAGCCACAAAAGTCATCTTTGGCAAAATGTTACTGACTGATAGTCTGACATTCATACGTTctgatgtgaagaagaagatgataaAAGTATAGGCTGTAAAATAACAGGTTGTGCGTCCTCTTTGAAAGGTGCCGTGTCCAGCCATGTCCATCGTGTAAACCAATGTACGATGTgattaacttgtttttttttattcattgtcGTCATGAACAAACAGGGCCACGACAGAGGCGATCATCACTAGTGCGCTACACAACACTGCTGGTAATGTTTGCACTCCATTTTCTCAGATGTATGAACGTAGTCACATAACCTCCGTCATCGCTGATAAGACTCATGCTCCGACATCTTTAGTGGAAAGGACAAACGTGTCTGAAAACATTGTTCTGCTGCCGTTTCTTACCAGACAACCATCAGGCCCGTTTGTCGGAGTCAGTGCCACACAAGTGTGAAAACTTGTTGTGTGGAGCGCTGACACAGGAGCCAGGATTTATTAAACTGCTCCTGAGTTTCTTATGCTAACCACGCCAACAACGCTAGTTTATTTCTGTAGTCGTGTACCGATTAGAAAAATGCCGCACACAGCACCTTTAGACTAcattctctcctgtctctcacTCACCCGACATCACTCACCCACACGCTATTGACATCAACTAGTCAGTGCTGAGCACAGTTGAGCATGCAACACCTCCGCTTTGTCTCCTGTTAGTTGCTGTCGCAAAACTCCTCCATGCAGTTCATATCTCAGGCACGTGATCGTGACGATAAATTCGGAACAGCTCGGGTTcaataacccttttttttttctttcacccatcttttttttttttgaagtgtaatttagaaatatgaatgaaaaacagagacTCTATCAAAGAAGGAAACAATAACTTCAACATCTGTTTGCTAATCTTTTCAAAGATCTAAGATATTTAAAAGGGCCCATTTctgatttagattttaaaagttTGTATTACGACTGGTGAGTGTAGAGTGAAGCCgttcccttttcttccccttcaCCCACTCACAGGTGCAGTAAGAGGAGTTTCTGTATAGGCTGTAccgaaaaaagaaggaaaaaaaatcagatttctgTGGAAAAGCTGCTTTCGTCCGGTCACGTTACAGCATTTCCTCGTAAAAGAGCAGGTATGCCTGAGAGTTGAGTACCCTTGACTCCGGTACTGTCTGAACGGTGGTATCGCTGACGTACACCCACTGGCCCTGGGAGCTGCCACTGGCCTCCCTCGCACCTGAAAGACAAGACACACACTTGAGGGTCAATATCATGGGGCACAAAGCTTCAATAGAGATGTGGGCACGTATTTGGCATTGTGGTTGTCTCGATGTCATTCAAATatatgttgataaaaaaataaaataaaataaacccagGCAAACCTTACCAAtgttctccgtgtgtgtgtgtgtgtgtgtgtgtgtgtgtgtgtgtgtgtgtgtgtgtgtgtttttggtggACTGGCAGGGAGCAGTAAGCAGCGAAAGAactttctgcagttttttttccttccgttttgttctgtttgtggGTATAAATCTCATCATCACTTAATCAACCTGGGAAATATTTAATCTGGTTGACGTAATATTCctaagaaaacatgaaaaaggtGAGGAGaactgagaaaacaaatgacatcatTAATAGCGTAGATGCTGCAGTAGGGCAGATACTGCACCACATGACTGCAGCCTGTCAGCAGTCATTATAACATGGGTGAACCTCCTGTCATCACCAACTAATGGCTCAAATTATAATGTGTCAAGTCTTGCAGTAGCTTGTTAGTATCAAGGATTAAT
Encoded proteins:
- the pnisr gene encoding arginine/serine-rich protein PNISR isoform X3, translating into MWDQGGQPWPQWPLSQQQWMQSFQHQQDPGQVDWAALAQAWIAQKESTGPEPQQQQQPPPPPLPPPQQQQQNIQPNGQDIPSLEPVGQSNRGSFQGDPAFGRMWQPEWGMHGQPPPPPPPPPPPPPDQAWIPPGSGPMDVVNPSEDSNSQDSVDFNSEAHHGVYPQNSHGTEPPRPSPPHPRASILRTGRVPLRTDEIPDHPGSESGPDPPSSSPSNRRPRLHLTP